A window of the Cellvibrio sp. pealriver genome harbors these coding sequences:
- a CDS encoding 1-acyl-sn-glycerol-3-phosphate acyltransferase, which produces MLKLRSAIFAIGYNFTSVLAGLVAVIIWPVFPYSWRWRIVTLWNRFVMLWIRVCCGVRFEITGNKHADKFPCVVMAKHQSTWETMFLQYYFGPVSTILKKELFRIPFFGWGLASLRPIAIDRSSPVQALKEIKKIGLHRLEQGNNLLIFPEGTRTPVGQVGNYARSGADIAISAGVPIIAVAHNAGECWPHKHFIKYPGTIRVVISEPFETEGKDRKQLTEDVKNWIEGEIAKMPPARNDGKRINVNADLDMK; this is translated from the coding sequence GTGTTAAAACTTCGCAGTGCTATTTTTGCTATAGGTTACAACTTCACCAGTGTATTGGCTGGTTTGGTCGCCGTGATTATTTGGCCAGTTTTCCCTTACAGCTGGCGCTGGCGTATCGTCACCTTGTGGAACCGCTTTGTGATGCTCTGGATTCGCGTGTGCTGTGGCGTGCGTTTTGAAATTACCGGCAACAAACATGCGGATAAATTTCCCTGCGTTGTCATGGCCAAACACCAAAGCACCTGGGAGACAATGTTCCTGCAATATTATTTTGGCCCCGTCAGTACCATTCTCAAAAAAGAATTATTCCGCATTCCCTTTTTTGGCTGGGGCTTGGCGAGTTTGCGCCCGATTGCGATTGACCGCAGCAGCCCTGTGCAAGCATTAAAAGAAATCAAAAAAATTGGCCTGCATCGCTTGGAGCAAGGCAATAATCTGTTGATTTTTCCTGAGGGAACACGCACACCCGTTGGGCAAGTTGGCAACTACGCGCGCAGCGGTGCCGATATTGCCATCAGCGCTGGTGTGCCGATTATTGCGGTTGCACACAATGCAGGTGAATGCTGGCCGCACAAACATTTTATTAAATACCCCGGCACTATTCGTGTAGTGATTAGCGAGCCATTTGAAACCGAAGGCAAAGACCGCAAGCAATTAACCGAAGATGTTAAAAATTGGATCGAAGGTGAAATTGCGAAAATGCCACCGGCGCGAAACGATGGAAAACGAATAAATGTTAATGCTGATCTTGATATGAAATAA
- the gmhB gene encoding D-glycero-beta-D-manno-heptose 1,7-bisphosphate 7-phosphatase, with translation MKLIILDRDGVINHDRDDYVKSADECIPIEGSIDAIVRLNKAGFTVVVATNQAGLAKGKFELEDLEAMHEKITRLVEEQGGELGGIFYCPHHPDDNCKCRKPKPGLLDAIEAEFNTSVESSYFIGDSLRDLQAALQKACKPLLVLTGNGVRTQAQLAVPGLQSDAPIIEPEQVQVFENLAAAATFVIANEPQQ, from the coding sequence ATGAAACTAATTATTCTCGACCGCGACGGTGTGATTAATCACGACCGCGACGACTACGTAAAATCTGCCGATGAATGCATTCCAATTGAAGGCAGCATCGATGCGATTGTGCGTTTAAACAAAGCCGGTTTTACGGTTGTTGTCGCAACTAACCAAGCGGGCTTGGCAAAGGGAAAATTCGAGCTGGAAGACCTTGAAGCCATGCACGAAAAAATTACCCGTTTGGTGGAAGAACAAGGTGGAGAGTTGGGCGGTATTTTTTATTGCCCGCACCACCCTGATGACAATTGCAAATGCCGCAAACCGAAACCCGGATTGCTCGATGCGATTGAAGCTGAATTCAATACCTCGGTAGAAAGTAGTTATTTTATTGGCGACAGTTTGCGTGATTTGCAAGCCGCACTACAAAAAGCCTGCAAACCTCTTTTGGTGCTCACCGGCAACGGTGTACGCACCCAGGCACAATTGGCCGTGCCCGGACTGCAGAGTGATGCACCCATCATAGAACCAGAACAAGTGCAGGTGTTTGAAAACCTCGCGGCAGCAGCAACTTTTGTGATCGCTAATGAACCACAGCAATAA
- the glyS gene encoding glycine--tRNA ligase subunit beta, whose product MSADFLVELGTEELPPKNLKNLMNAFVESIQADLTALELSFDSVKAYAAPRRLAVLVENLASETPSKELVVWGPPAAIAFKDGEPTKAALAFAEKNGIAPSELKAESDGKAEKLVARISQQGQKTTALLEKIVSDALAKLPIAKRMKWGSTREEFVRPVHWLVMLFGSDVINASVLGLTAGRTTRGHRFHYNNSIELAKASDYASVLKNTGYVVADFAERSATIKQQVEAEAKKVGGVAVIDADLLDEVTALVEWPVALTGKFEERFLAVPAEALIASMKEHQKYFHVVDANGKLKNNFITVANIESKDAAQIINGNERVIRPRLSDAAFFFETDKKTTLASLRERLKTIVFQAQLGTIFDKTERVAGLAKLIAGKLNADAASAERAAQLCKSDLVTNMVGEFDDMQGIAGYYYAVNDGENAEVAAAMNEQYMPRFAGDQLPQTITGTIIALADRLDTISGIFGIGQQPSGSKDPFALRRASIAVLRLLVEKNLSLDLRELLTFAKAQHKNLTVGDELVEQVLGYMLDRFRAMFEDAQIPAEVFQSVTAKQLSQPLDINQRVLAVNEFSKLPQAQALAAANKRVSNILAKQNAAVNTEVNSALLQEDAEKNLAAAVTAKEAVVAPLFAAREYTKALAALADLQPTVDAFFDSVMVMCDDAALQQNRLALLSKLRGLFLEVADISYLVPAKN is encoded by the coding sequence ATGTCTGCTGATTTTCTGGTTGAGTTGGGAACGGAAGAATTACCACCCAAAAATTTAAAGAATTTAATGAATGCATTTGTAGAAAGTATTCAAGCGGATTTAACCGCGCTGGAATTATCTTTTGATTCTGTAAAAGCTTATGCCGCACCGCGCCGCTTGGCCGTGCTGGTGGAAAATCTGGCGAGCGAAACGCCGTCCAAAGAATTGGTTGTCTGGGGCCCACCAGCGGCGATTGCCTTTAAAGATGGCGAACCGACCAAAGCGGCACTCGCCTTTGCCGAAAAAAATGGCATTGCACCGAGCGAATTAAAAGCCGAGAGCGATGGCAAAGCGGAAAAACTGGTTGCACGTATTTCGCAGCAAGGCCAAAAAACTACCGCGCTGCTGGAAAAAATCGTAAGCGATGCGCTGGCAAAATTACCTATCGCCAAGCGCATGAAGTGGGGTTCAACACGTGAAGAATTTGTGCGCCCGGTACACTGGTTAGTGATGCTGTTTGGCAGCGATGTTATTAACGCATCTGTACTCGGTTTAACCGCTGGTCGCACCACACGCGGCCATCGCTTCCACTACAACAACAGCATCGAATTGGCGAAAGCCAGCGATTACGCCAGCGTGTTAAAAAACACCGGTTATGTAGTGGCTGATTTTGCCGAACGCAGCGCGACTATCAAACAACAAGTCGAAGCCGAAGCGAAAAAAGTCGGCGGTGTTGCCGTAATTGATGCCGACCTGCTGGACGAAGTCACCGCCTTGGTGGAGTGGCCTGTCGCCCTCACCGGCAAATTTGAAGAGCGTTTCCTCGCCGTGCCTGCGGAAGCGTTGATTGCCTCCATGAAAGAGCATCAAAAATATTTCCACGTGGTGGATGCCAACGGCAAGTTGAAAAACAACTTCATCACAGTAGCGAATATCGAAAGTAAAGATGCTGCGCAAATTATTAACGGCAATGAGCGCGTGATTCGCCCGCGTTTGTCTGATGCGGCCTTCTTTTTTGAAACCGATAAAAAAACTACTTTGGCTTCACTGCGCGAGCGGTTAAAAACCATCGTATTCCAGGCGCAGTTGGGAACCATCTTTGATAAAACCGAACGCGTTGCTGGTTTAGCAAAACTAATCGCTGGCAAATTAAATGCCGATGCTGCATCCGCCGAGCGCGCGGCGCAATTGTGTAAGTCGGACTTGGTCACCAATATGGTCGGTGAGTTTGACGATATGCAAGGCATCGCCGGTTATTACTACGCCGTAAACGACGGCGAAAATGCCGAAGTCGCCGCCGCGATGAACGAGCAATATATGCCGCGTTTTGCGGGCGACCAGTTGCCGCAAACGATCACCGGCACCATTATCGCACTGGCAGATCGCTTGGATACCATCAGCGGTATTTTTGGTATTGGCCAACAACCATCCGGCTCCAAAGATCCATTCGCTTTGCGCCGTGCAAGCATCGCCGTATTGCGTTTACTGGTGGAAAAAAACCTCAGTCTCGATTTGCGCGAATTATTAACCTTCGCCAAAGCGCAGCATAAAAATTTAACCGTAGGCGATGAACTGGTAGAGCAAGTACTCGGCTATATGCTCGACCGTTTCCGCGCTATGTTTGAAGATGCGCAAATTCCAGCGGAAGTATTCCAATCAGTGACGGCAAAACAATTGTCGCAACCGCTGGATATCAACCAGCGTGTACTCGCTGTAAACGAGTTCAGCAAATTACCACAAGCACAGGCACTCGCTGCGGCGAATAAACGTGTATCCAATATTCTTGCCAAACAAAATGCAGCGGTGAACACCGAAGTGAATTCAGCATTGTTGCAAGAAGATGCCGAGAAAAATCTCGCTGCTGCGGTCACCGCCAAAGAAGCGGTAGTTGCACCTTTGTTTGCCGCGCGTGAATACACCAAAGCCCTCGCTGCACTCGCCGATTTGCAACCGACTGTGGATGCGTTTTTTGATAGCGTGATGGTGATGTGTGATGACGCCGCGCTGCAACAAAACCGTTTGGCCTTGTTATCCAAACTGCGCGGTTTGTTTTTGGAGGTCGCGGATATTTCCTATTTGGTTCCGGCGAAAAATTAA
- the glyQ gene encoding glycine--tRNA ligase subunit alpha, with product MSDKRYDVSTFQGLILALQDYWARQGCVILQPLDLEVGAGTFHPATFLRAIGPETWNTAYVQPCRRPKDGRYGENPNRLQHYYQFQVAMKPSPANIQDLYLGSLREMGIDTNVHDIRFVEDNWESPTLGAWGLGWEVWLNGMEVTQFTYFQQVGGLECFPVTGEITYGIERIAMYLQGVDSIFDLVWTINPNGDKVTYGDVFHQNEVEQSTYNFEEADTAFLFSNFDFYEKESQRLMEKNLPLPAYEMVMKASHAFNLLDARHAISVTERQRFILRVRTLSRAVAQAYYDSRKALGFPLAPEALRAEMLAAIAASSAEENK from the coding sequence TGATCCTCGCCCTGCAAGATTATTGGGCGCGCCAAGGCTGCGTAATTCTGCAACCGCTCGACCTTGAAGTCGGTGCCGGTACTTTCCACCCTGCGACTTTCCTGCGCGCCATCGGCCCGGAGACCTGGAACACTGCTTACGTGCAGCCCTGTCGCCGCCCGAAAGACGGCCGCTACGGCGAAAACCCCAACCGCCTGCAGCACTACTACCAATTCCAGGTGGCGATGAAACCCTCGCCCGCCAATATTCAGGATTTGTATTTAGGCTCGCTGCGCGAAATGGGTATCGACACCAACGTGCATGACATACGTTTTGTGGAAGACAACTGGGAATCGCCCACACTGGGTGCCTGGGGCTTGGGTTGGGAAGTCTGGTTAAACGGCATGGAAGTCACCCAGTTCACCTACTTCCAACAAGTGGGCGGTTTGGAGTGTTTCCCGGTCACCGGCGAAATCACCTACGGTATTGAGCGTATCGCCATGTACCTGCAAGGTGTGGATTCGATTTTTGATTTGGTGTGGACGATTAACCCCAACGGCGACAAGGTCACCTACGGCGATGTGTTCCATCAAAACGAAGTGGAGCAATCCACTTACAACTTTGAAGAAGCCGACACTGCATTTTTATTCAGCAATTTCGATTTCTACGAAAAAGAAAGCCAGCGTTTGATGGAAAAAAACCTGCCGCTGCCCGCCTATGAAATGGTGATGAAAGCCTCCCACGCCTTTAACTTGCTGGATGCGCGCCACGCGATTTCCGTGACCGAGCGCCAGCGTTTTATTTTGCGTGTGCGCACACTGTCGCGCGCCGTTGCCCAAGCCTACTACGATAGCCGCAAAGCCCTCGGCTTCCCACTTGCACCTGAAGCCTTAAGAGCAGAGATGCTTGCAGCGATTGCCGCTAGCTCTGCTGAGGAGAATAAATAA